In Pseudanabaena galeata CCNP1313, one genomic interval encodes:
- a CDS encoding putative toxin-antitoxin system toxin component, PIN family, whose product MLAEYKAVLMRKKLKLSTEQQQRWLKIIDAFTTTIDVSISVDFPRDPKDAKFLECAIAANAAYLITGDRDFDDISDLQNTQVVSASMFLEMVELQAED is encoded by the coding sequence ATTCTGGCTGAGTATAAAGCAGTTTTAATGCGTAAAAAATTAAAGCTGTCCACAGAGCAGCAACAAAGATGGCTAAAAATTATTGATGCATTTACAACGACTATTGATGTGAGTATTTCTGTTGATTTTCCTAGAGATCCTAAGGATGCTAAGTTTTTGGAATGCGCGATCGCGGCTAATGCCGCCTATTTAATTACTGGCGATCGCGATTTTGATGATATTTCTGATTTGCAAAATACACAGGTAGTTTCTGCATCAATGTTTTTGGAGATGGTTGAATTAC
- the cas6 gene encoding CRISPR-associated endoribonuclease Cas6, whose translation MPSPQKPTIAPWTDDTEIVSITLTLKAIADIELSPNYTTALHAWFLHQVRASDPQLSAYLHDGQSEKAFAISPLNGKLELIANTFLARADSTYTWTISALSNDLCEWLRTWYNDHPETINLYSGNFAIAQIAINQPATTYNNLWSASANPESRFTLAFLTPTCFRSKNHHLPLPIPANIFHSYLRRWNDFAPEAFPQEEFLAWIEQVVYITNYDLVCTKVAVAKQGYVTGFTGTVEFAVDFKASHNSDFERLLSALIKLANYCGTGHKTTFGLGQTRLIGKNEVGNWKNEKESIVTTPIQEHLIKRIAELTELFLQTKKRQGGDRAQNTATIWATILARYELGESLKAIAIDLDMPYETVRKYAQAARKAIALSNSL comes from the coding sequence ATGCCAAGCCCCCAGAAACCAACGATCGCCCCATGGACAGACGACACCGAAATCGTCAGTATCACCCTGACCTTAAAAGCGATCGCCGACATTGAATTATCCCCTAACTACACCACTGCCTTACATGCGTGGTTTCTGCATCAAGTCCGTGCTAGCGATCCACAACTCTCAGCATATCTCCATGATGGACAATCCGAAAAAGCCTTTGCCATATCTCCCCTCAATGGCAAACTTGAACTCATAGCCAATACATTCCTCGCTAGAGCCGATAGCACCTATACATGGACAATCTCCGCCCTATCAAATGATCTATGTGAATGGTTGAGAACTTGGTACAACGACCATCCAGAAACGATTAATCTTTACAGTGGCAACTTTGCGATCGCGCAGATAGCCATTAATCAACCTGCCACCACCTACAATAATCTCTGGTCAGCTTCAGCAAATCCAGAATCCAGATTTACACTTGCTTTCCTAACGCCGACTTGCTTTCGTAGCAAAAATCATCATTTACCCTTACCGATTCCCGCCAACATCTTCCATAGCTACCTCCGCCGATGGAACGACTTTGCGCCTGAAGCTTTTCCTCAAGAGGAGTTTTTAGCATGGATTGAACAGGTAGTTTATATAACTAACTACGATCTTGTCTGTACTAAGGTTGCTGTTGCAAAACAGGGCTATGTGACTGGATTTACTGGTACAGTCGAATTTGCTGTCGATTTCAAAGCTTCTCATAATTCTGATTTTGAAAGGTTGCTCTCGGCATTAATTAAACTCGCTAATTATTGCGGAACGGGGCATAAAACAACGTTTGGGCTAGGACAAACGAGACTAATTGGGAAGAATGAAGTCGGAAACTGGAAGAATGAAAAAGAATCAATAGTAACAACTCCCATTCAAGAGCATTTAATTAAGAGAATCGCTGAGCTAACAGAGCTATTTCTACAAACCAAAAAAAGACAAGGAGGCGATCGCGCTCAGAACACCGCTACTATCTGGGCAACCATCTTAGCAAGGTATGAACTAGGCGAAAGTCTCAAAGCGATCGCGATCGATCTCGATATGCCCTATGAAACAGTGAGAAAATATGCCCAAGCTGCGCGTAAGGCGATCGCTCTAAGCAATTCACTGTAA
- a CDS encoding AAA family ATPase, which yields MPKWFNTAGPCQVDIHYMLPSTGRLPELVNLISQRNYFVLHAPRQVGKTTAMISLAKELTASGQYTSVMLSLEVGAVFSHDPELAERAILDEWQDAIRFYLPPELQPSNGILGESGRQIGAFLAAWSQESSRPLAVFLDEIDALSDETLVSVLRQIRSGFPRRPQGFPQSVSLVGMRDVRDYKYASGGSDRLNTSSPFNIKVRSFTLSNFTLEDVRNLYQQHTEATGQIFTTEAVDLAFHLTQGQPWLVNAIAKEIVEYIAKDPSIPITAELVNQAKEVLIKRQDTHLDSLAERLREDRVRAVIQPILAGQELPDVPQDDIRYVLDLGLCTNENGLAIANPIYQEVLPRVLAYVTTASIGYLQPIWLSEQGEFLPDRLLEAFLLFWRQHGEPLFDSTPYPEIAPHIVLMAFLHRVVNGGGTLEREYAIGSGRMDICLRYGKTTLAMELKVWRDKKPDPIKEGLKQLDKYLSGLSLDTGWLVIFDRRSGLPPLSDRTTTENVISPAGREIIVIRG from the coding sequence ATGCCAAAATGGTTTAATACTGCTGGTCCTTGTCAAGTTGATATTCATTACATGCTGCCGTCCACAGGGCGCTTGCCTGAGTTAGTCAATCTAATCTCGCAGCGGAATTATTTTGTCCTCCATGCGCCAAGACAAGTGGGTAAAACTACAGCAATGATTTCGCTGGCAAAGGAGTTAACAGCTAGCGGGCAGTATACGTCAGTGATGTTGTCCTTGGAAGTGGGAGCAGTATTTTCTCACGATCCTGAGTTAGCAGAGAGAGCCATATTAGATGAGTGGCAAGATGCGATTAGATTTTATTTGCCACCAGAGTTACAGCCAAGTAATGGAATTTTAGGAGAATCAGGTCGTCAAATCGGTGCTTTTTTGGCAGCATGGTCACAAGAATCATCGCGCCCTTTAGCAGTATTTCTTGATGAAATTGATGCTTTGAGTGATGAGACCTTGGTTTCTGTACTACGACAAATCCGATCTGGATTTCCCCGTCGTCCGCAGGGATTTCCGCAGTCAGTTTCATTGGTGGGGATGCGTGATGTGCGGGATTATAAATATGCATCAGGGGGAAGCGATCGGCTAAATACCTCCAGCCCTTTTAATATTAAAGTGCGTTCTTTTACTCTAAGTAATTTCACTCTTGAGGATGTGAGGAATCTCTATCAGCAACATACAGAAGCGACAGGACAGATATTTACGACTGAAGCTGTCGATTTAGCTTTTCATTTGACGCAGGGTCAGCCTTGGTTAGTTAATGCGATCGCTAAGGAAATTGTTGAATATATTGCTAAAGATCCATCTATTCCTATTACTGCTGAGCTAGTAAATCAAGCTAAGGAAGTACTGATAAAGAGACAGGATACGCATCTGGATAGCCTTGCCGAAAGATTACGGGAAGATAGAGTCAGAGCAGTGATTCAGCCTATTCTCGCTGGGCAGGAACTGCCAGATGTACCACAGGATGATATTCGCTACGTTTTAGATTTAGGGCTTTGTACTAACGAAAATGGTTTGGCGATCGCTAATCCTATTTATCAGGAAGTGCTTCCTAGAGTGCTTGCCTATGTAACTACTGCTTCTATTGGGTATCTTCAACCAATCTGGCTTAGTGAGCAAGGTGAATTTTTGCCCGATCGCTTGTTGGAAGCGTTCTTATTATTCTGGCGGCAGCATGGAGAGCCTTTATTTGACAGTACACCCTATCCAGAGATTGCACCTCATATTGTATTGATGGCTTTTCTGCACCGTGTTGTTAATGGTGGGGGCACTTTGGAGAGAGAATATGCCATTGGTTCGGGAAGAATGGATATTTGTTTGCGCTATGGTAAGACAACTTTGGCGATGGAGTTGAAAGTATGGCGAGACAAGAAGCCAGATCCAATCAAGGAAGGATTAAAGCAGTTGGATAAGTATTTATCGGGGTTGAGTTTGGATACGGGTTGGTTAGTGATATTCGATCGCCGTTCTGGCTTGCCGCCGCTAAGCGATCGCACTACTACTGAAAATGTCATCAGTCCCGCAGGGCGAGAAATTATTGTAATTCGAGGCTAG